In Denitratisoma sp. DHT3, one DNA window encodes the following:
- a CDS encoding DUF3108 domain-containing protein: MQAAQRGEGFQMAVATGRKVERYAFEWLGQETLLLKAGRFTTWHVRVRSASGGGDTTEVWLGKEAAGLPVKIRHLDRKGELFDQLAEEMDYEK; encoded by the coding sequence ATGCAGGCCGCGCAGCGCGGCGAGGGTTTCCAGATGGCGGTGGCCACGGGCCGCAAGGTGGAACGCTACGCCTTCGAGTGGCTGGGCCAGGAAACCCTGCTCCTGAAGGCGGGCCGCTTCACCACCTGGCATGTGCGGGTGCGCTCCGCCAGTGGCGGCGGCGACACCACCGAGGTCTGGCTGGGCAAGGAGGCGGCCGGCTTGCCGGTGAAAATCCGCCATCTGGATCGCAAGGGCGAGTTGTTCGACCAGCTCGCCGAAGAAATGGACTACGAAAAATGA
- the radC gene encoding RadC family protein produces MSISTWPAAERPRERLLLQGPAALSDAELLAIFLRTGLRGKSAVDLARDLLAGFDGGLSTLAATPARELARRPGLGPAKAAQLAAVMELAQRILHEDVRERDLLSSPAQVRDWLRLKLGGLPHEVFGALWLDSQNRLIAYDELFHGTLSQTSVYPREVVKRALARNAAAVVLVHNHPSGAAEPSRADEALTRALREALALVEVRLVDHLVVAGPRGTVSFAERGLL; encoded by the coding sequence ATGTCGATTTCCACCTGGCCCGCGGCCGAGCGCCCGCGCGAGCGCCTGCTGCTGCAGGGTCCCGCCGCCCTCTCCGACGCGGAACTGCTGGCCATCTTCCTGCGCACCGGGCTGCGCGGCAAAAGCGCGGTCGATCTGGCGCGGGACCTGTTGGCCGGTTTCGACGGCGGGCTCTCGACCCTGGCCGCCACGCCGGCCCGCGAACTGGCGCGGCGCCCCGGCCTGGGGCCGGCCAAGGCCGCCCAACTGGCAGCGGTGATGGAACTGGCCCAGCGCATCCTGCATGAGGACGTCCGGGAACGCGACCTGCTCTCATCCCCCGCCCAGGTGCGCGACTGGCTGCGGCTCAAGCTGGGCGGGCTGCCCCACGAGGTGTTCGGCGCCCTCTGGCTCGACAGCCAGAACCGGCTGATCGCCTACGACGAACTGTTTCACGGCACCCTCAGCCAGACCAGCGTCTATCCCCGCGAGGTGGTCAAGCGGGCCCTGGCCCGCAACGCCGCCGCCGTGGTGCTGGTGCATAACCACCCCTCCGGCGCCGCCGAGCCGTCGCGCGCCGACGAGGCCCTGACCCGCGCCCTGCGCGAAGCCCTGGCCCTGGTGGAGGTGCGCCTGGTCGATCACCTGGTGGTCGCCGGCCCCCGTGGGACGGTGTCCTTCGCCGAGCGGGGACTGCTCTGA
- a CDS encoding mechanosensitive ion channel family protein, whose translation MGIDLTTLSVFGGALGVGLGFGLQKIAASYVSGFIILLDRSIRIGNVISVGSDRGQVTRITTRYTVLKGLGGVEAIVPNELLVSSVVGNESYTDRQVRVGLPVQVSYGTNLEQALAILEGIARAQPRVLADPAPQAVVLAFADSGISLELGFWIRDPEAGTGGLRSAINLSIWRAFKEVGIAFPFPQREVRLLQG comes from the coding sequence GTGGGGATCGACCTGACCACCCTCTCGGTATTCGGCGGCGCCTTGGGCGTGGGGCTGGGTTTCGGCCTGCAGAAGATCGCGGCCAGCTATGTGTCGGGTTTCATCATCCTGCTGGACCGCTCGATCCGCATCGGCAACGTGATCTCGGTGGGCTCGGACCGCGGCCAGGTGACGCGGATCACCACCCGCTATACGGTGCTGAAGGGCTTGGGCGGCGTGGAGGCCATCGTGCCCAACGAACTGCTGGTCAGTTCCGTGGTCGGCAACGAATCCTATACCGATCGCCAGGTACGGGTCGGTCTGCCGGTCCAGGTGTCCTACGGCACCAACCTGGAACAGGCGCTGGCGATCCTGGAGGGGATCGCCCGGGCCCAGCCCCGGGTGCTGGCGGACCCCGCGCCGCAGGCGGTGGTGCTGGCTTTCGCCGATTCCGGCATCAGTCTGGAGCTGGGCTTCTGGATCCGCGATCCGGAGGCCGGGACCGGCGGCTTGCGCTCCGCCATCAACCTGTCGATCTGGCGCGCTTTCAAGGAGGTCGGCATCGCGTTCCCCTTCCCGCAGCGGGAGGTGCGTCTGCTCCAGGGGTGA
- the rpmG gene encoding 50S ribosomal protein L33 gives MAKGGREKIKLESTAGTGHFYTTNKNKKTTPEKLEFMKFDPKARKHVLYKEIKLK, from the coding sequence ATGGCTAAAGGCGGCCGCGAAAAGATCAAGCTGGAGTCCACCGCTGGAACCGGCCACTTCTACACCACCAACAAGAACAAGAAGACCACGCCCGAGAAGCTCGAATTCATGAAGTTCGATCCCAAGGCGCGCAAGCACGTGCTGTACAAGGAAATCAAGCTCAAGTAA
- the rpmB gene encoding 50S ribosomal protein L28, whose protein sequence is MSRVCQVTGKAPMVGNNVSHANNKTKRRFLPNLQSRRFWIESENRFVRLRVSNAGLRTIDKKGIETVLAELRERGEAV, encoded by the coding sequence ATGTCCCGCGTTTGCCAAGTGACGGGTAAGGCCCCGATGGTGGGGAACAACGTGTCCCACGCCAACAACAAGACCAAGCGCCGCTTCCTGCCCAACCTGCAGAGCCGCCGTTTCTGGATCGAATCCGAAAACCGTTTCGTGCGCCTGCGCGTGTCCAATGCCGGCCTGCGCACGATCGACAAGAAGGGCATCGAAACTGTCCTCGCCGAGCTGCGTGAACGCGGCGAAGCGGTATAA
- a CDS encoding RsmB/NOP family class I SAM-dependent RNA methyltransferase, whose amino-acid sequence MTPRRLLLAALVRPDGFSQRQLAEALTARELEWVAELKAQAKSGVAPELSLAEAADFPGWLTDKLLAAGRSAEEVLQLANSLNQAAPLDLRVNPLKTTREAVLERFKADGIEAGACPYAPLGLRLVHKPALAKHPLFLDGSIEVQDEGSQLLGHLVAPRRGEMVVDFCAGAGGKTLLLGALMRSTGRLYAFDVSEKRLSKLKPRVARSGLSNVHTAAIASEQDQRIKRLAGKIDRVLVDAPCSGLGTLRRNPDLKWRQTPDSVAELTAKQAAILAAAARLVKVGGRLVYATCSLLEEENEAVVAGFLAAHPEFARRSCGEILAAQGIALEMGESLRLLPDRHGTDGFYAAVLERQS is encoded by the coding sequence GTGACGCCGCGCCGCCTGTTGCTGGCGGCCCTGGTGCGCCCTGATGGGTTCAGCCAGCGCCAGCTGGCCGAGGCGCTGACGGCCCGGGAACTGGAATGGGTGGCCGAGCTGAAGGCACAGGCCAAATCCGGGGTGGCGCCGGAATTGAGTCTGGCGGAAGCGGCCGACTTCCCCGGCTGGCTGACGGACAAGCTGCTCGCCGCCGGGCGTTCGGCGGAAGAGGTGCTGCAACTGGCCAACAGCCTCAACCAGGCGGCGCCGCTGGATCTGCGGGTGAATCCCCTGAAGACCACGCGCGAGGCGGTGCTGGAGCGCTTCAAGGCGGACGGCATCGAGGCCGGCGCCTGTCCTTACGCGCCGCTCGGGCTGCGCCTGGTCCACAAGCCGGCGCTGGCCAAGCATCCGCTGTTCCTCGACGGCAGCATCGAGGTGCAGGACGAGGGCAGCCAGTTGCTGGGCCATCTGGTGGCGCCCAGGCGCGGCGAGATGGTGGTCGATTTCTGCGCCGGCGCCGGCGGCAAGACCCTCCTGCTGGGCGCGCTGATGCGCTCCACCGGCCGGCTCTACGCCTTCGACGTCTCGGAAAAGCGCCTGTCCAAGCTCAAGCCGCGCGTGGCGCGCTCCGGCCTGTCCAACGTCCATACTGCGGCGATCGCCAGCGAGCAGGACCAGCGCATCAAGCGCCTGGCCGGCAAGATCGACCGGGTGCTGGTGGATGCGCCCTGCTCGGGCCTGGGCACCCTGCGCCGCAATCCGGACCTGAAATGGCGCCAGACGCCGGACTCGGTGGCCGAGCTGACCGCCAAGCAGGCCGCCATCCTGGCGGCCGCGGCCCGTCTGGTGAAGGTCGGCGGCCGCCTGGTGTATGCCACCTGCAGTCTGCTGGAGGAGGAGAACGAGGCGGTGGTCGCCGGTTTCCTCGCCGCCCATCCGGAATTCGCGCGCCGTTCCTGCGGCGAGATCCTGGCCGCCCAGGGCATCGCCCTGGAGATGGGGGAGTCGCTGCGGCTGCTGCCCGACCGCCATGGCACCGACGGTTTCTACGCCGCGGTGCTGGAACGCCAGTCTTGA
- a CDS encoding phospholipase D-like domain-containing protein — protein sequence MARVALAALAGVPAGDGGGPRGRSAAGARHRGGAVHALGRRRGRDPARARRARQAVHVQAYLLTSRTLARALVEAHQRGVRVEVLADAAMAEKGGNSQLPLLAAAGIPLRLERRYSAAHNKILLIDPEGEHPVVITGSYNYTWSAQARNAENLLLLRDHPALARAYLANWQRHRDEAEPYAQAEQGAGRSQAGAAAMGGRALRPSAREDARLLATLGECGSRGGR from the coding sequence GTGGCTCGGGTTGCGCTGGCCGCCCTGGCCGGCGTCCCTGCTGGCGACGGGGGCGGCCCGCGCGGCCGCTCCGCTGCCGGCGCGCGGCACCGTGGAGGCGCTGTTCACGCCCTGGGACGACGCCGAGGGCGCGATCCTGCGCGCGCTCGCCGGGCGCGCCAGGCGGTCCATGTCCAGGCCTATCTGTTGACCAGCCGCACCCTGGCGCGCGCCCTGGTGGAGGCGCACCAGCGCGGCGTGCGGGTGGAAGTCCTGGCCGACGCGGCGATGGCGGAGAAAGGCGGGAATTCCCAGTTGCCGCTGCTGGCGGCGGCGGGCATTCCGCTGCGCCTGGAGCGGCGCTACAGCGCCGCCCACAACAAGATTCTGTTGATCGACCCGGAAGGGGAACACCCGGTGGTGATCACCGGCAGCTACAACTACACTTGGTCGGCCCAGGCCCGCAATGCCGAGAACCTGCTGCTGCTGCGCGACCATCCGGCGCTGGCGCGGGCCTACCTGGCCAACTGGCAGCGCCACCGCGACGAGGCGGAACCCTATGCGCAGGCGGAGCAGGGGGCGGGCCGGTCGCAGGCCGGCGCGGCGGCAATGGGCGGGCGCGCCCTGCGCCCATCTGCCCGGGAGGACGCCCGCTTGCTGGCGACGCTGGGAGAATGCGGGAGCCGGGGGGGCCGGTGA